A stretch of Onychomys torridus chromosome 2, mOncTor1.1, whole genome shotgun sequence DNA encodes these proteins:
- the Pgap4 gene encoding post-GPI attachment to proteins factor 4, with protein MTTSTSPAAMLLRRLRRLSWGSTAVQLFILTVVTFGLLAPLACHRLLHSYFYLRHWHLNQMSQEFLQQSLKEGEAALHYFEELPSANGSVPIVWQATPRPWLVITIITVDRQPGFHYVLQVVSQFHRLLQQCGPQCEGHQLFLCNVERSVSHFDAKLLSKYVPVANRYEGTEDDYGDDPSTNSFEKEKQDYVYCLESSLQTYNPDYVLMVEDDAIPEEQIFPVLEHLLRARFSEPHLQDALYLKLYHPERLQHYINPEPMRILEWVGVGMLLGPVLTWIYMKFACRPGFSWPVMLFFSLYSMGLVELVGRHYFLELRRLSPSLYSVVPASECCTPAMLFPAPAARRTLTYLSQVYCHKGFGKDMALYSLLRAKGERAYVVEPNLVKHIGLFSSLRYNFHPSLL; from the coding sequence ATGACCACTTCAACCTCTCCAGCTGCCATGCTTCTCCGGAGGCTTCGGCGACTCTCCTGGGGCAGCACTGCTGTTCAGCTCTTCATTCTAACTGTGGTGACATTTGGCTTACTGGCCCCCCTGGCCTGCCACCGGCTCCTGCACTCATACTTCTATCTACGCCATTGGCATCTGAACCAGATGAGCCAGGAGTTCCTGCAGCAAAGCCTGAAGGAGGGAGAGGCTGCCCTTCACTACTTTGAAGAGCTGCCCTCTGCCAATGGTTCAGTGCCCATCGTGTGGCAGGCCACCCCCCGCCCCTGGCTGGTGATCACCATTATCACCGTGGATAGGCAGCCTGGCTTCCACTATGTCTTACAGGTAGTGTCCCAGTTCCATCGGCTTCTGCAGCAGTGCGGCCCCCAGTGTGAGGGGCACCAGCTCTTCCTGTGCAATGTGGAACGGAGTGTGAGCCATTTTGACGCTAAGCTGCTCTCTAAGTATGTCCCTGTGGCCAACCGCTACGAGGGCACCGAAGATGATTATGGTGATGATCCTTCAACTAACTCatttgagaaagagaaacaagactATGTCTATTGCCTGGAGTCATCACTGCAGACCTACAACCCAGACTATGTCCTGATGGTAGAGGATGATGCCATTCCGGAAGAACAAATCTTCCCAGTATTGGAGCACCTTCTGCGGGCTCGCTTCTCAGAGCCACACCTCCAAGATGCCCTGTATCTGAAGCTCTATCACCCAGAGAGGCTACAGCACTACATCAACCCAGAGCCCATGCGGATCTTAGAGTGGGTTGGCGTGGGCATGCTGCTGGGTCCTGTGCTAACCTGGATATACATGAAGTTTGCCTGCCGCCCAGGCTTCAGTTGGCCTGTcatgcttttcttctctctgtacagCATGGGGCTGGTGGAACTGGTGGGCCGCCACTATTTCCTGGAACTGCGGCGCCTGAGTCCCTCCTTGTACAGTGTGGTTCCTGCCTCTGAGTGTTGCACCCCAGCTATGCTCTTCCCTGCCCCTGCAGCCCGCAGGACCCTCACCTACCTGTCCCAGGTGTACTGCCACAAGGGCTTTGGCAAGGACATGGCACTGTACTCTCTGTTGAGAGCCAAGGGGGAGCGGGCCTATGTGGTGGAGCCCAATCTTGTGAAACACATTGGGCTCTTCTCCAGCCTCCGGTACAATTTTCATCCCAGTCTACTCTAG